Genomic segment of Salvia splendens isolate huo1 unplaced genomic scaffold, SspV2 ctg98, whole genome shotgun sequence:
GTATATTGaccatatagtgatgtatattgtacATTACAatgatgtatattgtgcattacagtgatgtatatttctgcatgtttatagtgaattgtttttcattttagggaagtatattgagcaattAGTGAGCTACAATATGCTTACAGTGAAGTGTATTGAGCATGCCTTGACATggagtatattgagcatatagtgatgtatatttctgcatgcttatagtgaattgtttttcattttagggaagtatattgagcaattagtgaactacaatatgcttacagtgaagtgtattgagcatgccttgacatggactatattgagcatatagtgatgtatattgtgcattatagtgatgtatatttctgcatgcttatagtgaattatttttcattttagggaagtatattgttcatatagtgaagtatattttgCATGCCTTATAGTGATTTTAATatgttatttattatatatatatatataattataatttttataagtaGAAACAAATTACTAGTATTGCATAATCGTTTACTCATTTTCTtatggaaataattaatagtatagaaaataaaattaatgaaaagAGGGAAAAATGTATctattgaaattaaaaagtttCACTTTCCAGTTTGTAGGACCCCATATCCTCACCTAAACCATAGTatcaaaacattttttttttggaaaaagacAAATATAATCTCTGGTGGTTGCttatttatttgattgaatgCACAACTTTACATACATTGTAACAAAAAGAAATTAGTCACTTCTTTTTAATCATGTGACAATACTACTACTTTCTTCTACTACTATTAAAGACAATACGTGTAGCTTGATACTTTTCTCTATTATCTTCTTCCATTCCAAATTCTAAGTTAATtgattcatatttattttttgagatATTCTAAAGTTATTTATTCTAAGTCCTAAGTTAATtgattcatatttattttttgagatATTCAAAAGTTATTTTTTTGAGATAGTTAGAAGTTAATCGATTCATATAAGAAACTTTATTCTTTTAGCAATTATCAACATGTTTATTACTCTCCACTATTCTTTTAGCAAAAATAGAATCTAAGAAGTTAtatctgttttatttattttttttcgagATATTTCAAAGTTAATCGATTCATATGagaaattttattcttttagcACAAAATCTAAAACACATATACTATGTCAAAGATTTGAGTAACCATAGCCAAGAAACCATTATTGACCCTCTTTTAAAAAGAAACAATTTCTCATACTCTAAATCCATCTCATTTCATTGCATCTTCATTCTTCAACATACAAATGAGAAATCTTACAACACCACCAAAAAAATGGTGCTCCATTTTGGAATCATTCTCCAAAGACTTTTTCAGGGCTTATATCTAAAACAAACAGCCCTGAAATCATAGGAATATTACATATGAAAAACATATTTACACCTCCAAACAAAACATGACAAAActatattaaaaaacacactatCATTTCCAAATCTTGACAAAACCCTATGCAGCAACCATGGCATTGCCTTCCTTGAGCTCAACCTTGCTAAACGAGGTCGATTTCACAGCTCCAGCCATTTCTCGCACCTCCAAATCCTTCGATATAAGATCCATCGATGACAATGCCACGAGCTCCTTCTCCTCCAAACCCTTAGCCGGGGCGAGGGAGCATCGCTCCTTTCCATACTTCGCCAACGCATCCTTGAATTTCTTGATCTACACACAAACAATCACAACCGCAAGTCAAAATCTGCATCCAAACATCACAAATTGATGCAATTCTTGTTCCAATTCAATTGAAGAAATCGCTTACGGTTGCATTGGTGCAGCTGAAGCTGCACACTTTCCCATCTGCACCTCTATAGAATCTGAAGAAGGGCAAGACATGAACATGGAGGGCATAGCACATGGGTTTGTGCTCTTCATAATTCACAGTGAGGAAAATGGTGTTGGGGTTTGATTCAGCAAGCTGACAGATCTGCCCACACATATGTACacaacaaatcaaatcaagaaacaaTTATTGAAGtaaaaattcaatcttgattttaaaccccccccccccccaaatttTCACCTTTGGATGCAAAGCTTTACACCCTCCACAGCCAGGAGAGAAGAAATTCAGAACAACCAATCCATCACCAGCATTCCTCAAACCCTCCACCAATTCTTGAGCTGATTCAATCTCAATCACATTAGGTTGCAGAGATTTCTCCCACCATTTTTTTGCTTTTGGAAATGAAATCGTTCCTTGTGCCTTCACAATTAACAAGACATCACTATCAAAAACATGAAATGCCAAATTTGGGGGGTTTTTCAATCATCCCAAATCAAAGCTTGAAAACAGATACTCACATAAACAGGGTCCAAATTTGGGGCTTTGTTGCTCCAATTGGTGACGAAGCCTCTCTGATCTGGGAAATCGAGAGTGTTCCCCCAAATTTCCTTCGAATTAGGGTTCCTAAACTGCAAACCCCCAATCGAGGACCCTTTCTCTCGATTGCTCACGATCAGGCTGCTTGAACCAGAAACAGAGAAGGCAGCTGGTAGACACGACATGATTTTTCACCGAATTTTTAAAGAAATAGAAACTACAAAAACAAATACCATGAAACGAAATAGAAAACCCAAAAAATTTTCCTTTTTGTGGATGAAGAACCCTCACTTTTCTCGTTTACAATCAAGAAGAAATCAACTCAGAAACTTGTGTTCAAAGAGACGAATCAAGGAAAAggaatttgatgtagttttcTTCTTCTGATTGTTTCTCTTGTTGGCGAGAAAAAGGTTGGGATGAATTGAAAGGGGTTTGTgattttgtgaatttgaagCTTCGGAAATACAGAAGCGTGAAGTGAAAGAATTGGGATACAAAtagtgaagagagagagaatggataaaattacaaaaaaaagttTATCCAAATTTAAAATGTTTCCTTTTTgtctatttta
This window contains:
- the LOC121791963 gene encoding thioredoxin-like 1-2, chloroplastic, coding for MSCLPAAFSVSGSSSLIVSNREKGSSIGGLQFRNPNSKEIWGNTLDFPDQRGFVTNWSNKAPNLDPVYAQGTISFPKAKKWWEKSLQPNVIEIESAQELVEGLRNAGDGLVVLNFFSPGCGGCKALHPKICQLAESNPNTIFLTVNYEEHKPMCYALHVHVLPFFRFYRGADGKVCSFSCTNATIKKFKDALAKYGKERCSLAPAKGLEEKELVALSSMDLISKDLEVREMAGAVKSTSFSKVELKEGNAMVAA